The segment ataatatacatattttaaagatccTGAATTTATATAGTGTAATGAAATGTTTCGTCAACTTTAATGTAAGCTAAAAAGAGATAATAAGccctttaataaaaataaatattgatgttctaagataattttgaagagtatttatttcaaatctgattaaataactatatttcttacttttaatctacactttaatataaatatgtaatatcatttttgaagataatatcattttgtattgatggattctatattaaaatattttgtgtttttttttctttttaatttaattgaattttacctttaaaaaaaatatataaaaagaattttttatttcaaatactaaTTGAAGAActcttttcaataaaaagtattttttactaagaatctcatatattgataaaaagaaGACTTGGTAATtctaaagaataatttttcatataaggcgaaactaaatataaaaatatgtattttaaataagtttataaacaatttttttttactgatataaatcttaaaattgattaactaacaaatcttaaaattgatttaactaAACATACTTCAAAGTATCATATAAATGATAGTTTATGAATAATAGAAGATTATGTAAAGAGTAAAGTCATAAAActtcttaaaaacaaaactattgacTTACAACAAAATGAGgttagataattttttcataaaggataaaaattttcgatcaaacataatataataataccacTCTTACCGATGTTTCCACtgctattttgttttttaacacTCTTAAGAGAACCATCCAAGTTATGATTACTCAAACTTTTGTCGCTGTCACTAGCCATTGAAATATATCAacgaaaacattaatatttacgcTGACATTAACAACTATACATATCCATGAAATTGAAACGATTAATTaccactttataaaaatataaaagtaacaaaagcagtttttaaatgtaatatgatTAGTAATACATGTTTACACCCTCGACAATTGAATACTAAAAGTTCGAAAaccattaaaatgaaagtgaCAGCTGAGCAAATAATTttcgaattttaattatgtttaaatgttttcatcATTCTTTAATCCTATTAATATGATACCCAAcgctgatattttttaatttcaaaaatttgcatttagaatataatactTAACATTTAAACTTATCTACACAAACTAGTTAATCTTTAATCTGTATTCACTATTCAACCAGCAAATAGCAGCAGTGCTGTGCGTTTGACTTGTTTGTTCTTAATAATTCGTGTAGAATTTTTAAAGTGCAGACTTATCTGTTATTACAACATAGTTCACatcgtattataatattattaaatttattacatacagtTGAGGTTTCTTAAACAGTAATTGACTATTTTTGGCAAAATACACGAGATTGCTGatgtgattttattgaaatgtcatCTTATATGGCAGGTGTTTTTGATTTAGATTTAGATGTGGATACTGTTGAGGTCGGAGACTCTGATGAGGATGATATAATTGAAGTCGATgaggtattaattaaattgatttttaccTTTTAATGTATACACTGTTAGCTAACCTAAAACATctcaaaagataaaatataaactcaaGGATAAAGTTTTTGGTTCTCTGAAActtcgtaataaaaaataaaaacaaaagtcaAAGTCTTGCTTTGTTATGATTATTTGTAGTACTTTGTTACTGAAATACTTTATTGGTTTAAGataatgtgttttaaaaataacagggcctgataagttattaaatattactggcatataaaaatattataaaccatTACATTAACTATTTAAACATTGAGTGATTTGTTCCATattggtatatatttaaaaaaatattataataaatgaaatgtaatgaaacattttttatcatacttaacaaaatatgtgCATACAGGTTGATTATGATCCTGAACTACATGTGAATAATATTGTAGAGTaagtaaattcataatttattacattttgatatttttaaatgacactatatattcaattttccATTTAAAGGGCAGAGGGATCTGAAACAATTCAATTATGTGAAGATAATGTGAATCCAGGCCAATGTAAAAGACTTGGTCCTCAAGATTTTGAATTACGCAAGGTTCTAGGAAAAGGCGGGTATGGAAAAGTTTTCCAAGTTCGTAAGATCACAGGCCCTGATGCAGGGGCTCATTTCGCTATGAAAGTTCTCAAGAAGGCTTCTATTGTTCGCAATCAAAAAGATACCGCACACACTAAAGCtgaacgaaatatattagaagctgtcaaggtatataaatataaattttcttcattctgaaacaaaaaatcttaaaaaatgtataattttaatattaataatgttttattattgcagCATCCATTTATAGTTGAATTAGTATATGCCTTTCAAACTGgtggtaaattatatttaattttagaatatttaagtGGTGGTGAATTATTTATGCATCTTGAGAGAGAAGGTATATTCCTAGAGGATACAGCATGGTATGTATATAGGATCCAaaagcaatattatatataataatttgtgtagtattaattgaatattaaacttaataaattcctTACTTTTTACTCAATGATGAATTTGTAATTACTATTCCAGCTTCTATTTATCAGAAATAATACTGGCATTGGAACACTTACATAGCTTAGGCATAATTTATCGTGATCTTAAACCAGAAAACGTCCTTCTGGATGCCCAAGGACATGTAAAACTTACAGACTTTGGCCTATGTAAGGAACACATTCAGGAGGGTATAGTCACACACACATTTTGCGGAACCATCGAGTATATGTGAGTACAAACATCCTTTTTTCATGTTActgttatcatattataatgaccttttaaaattggaataaaattaattttacgatcatttaaaattcttgtCATTGCCATATTTATAGtgagataaatatatcaaaaagatAACAagtgtaattataaaagataaaaactgtaattaaatatctatcaTTTACTATTAACTAgttgtaaagtaaatatagaaatgttattattataagttgaaTTATCATAAGATACCATATAATGGGACAACAAAAAATACCATTTTAAATCGATAttgctacaaaaaaaaatgctataaaCCTAGTTGAATTGAACAAGTATAAATAGCAATAAtcgaaaatttcaaaaaatccCTACGAATTAATTGTCATGCAAAAATCATACTGAAAGGCGTAACGCATCAGAGGCTAAAAATACCTTACATCATTCTGGAAAAGAGGCGAAAATTTTAAGCTATTGAACtgatatcaaacaaaaatagttaAGTACCAAGACCAGAGACACtggcttttaaaaaaaaattaaggtatCGAAATTTTTTGACCTGTTTAAGAAAAATGGCGGACAGATTCACACAAAAAGACTCATGCAGAGACAGACATCGATGTGAAACTTTTAACACGTCTCTTTACGCGTCGGaggttaaaaaaatgtccttacatcacaaaataaatgaatccagtgattcaataatattgtttgaatgACAGCTCTTAATATGACCCATATACTAAAACAAATCTGTTATTTGCAATAATTGCTTAGGTTAtagtttaacttttaataaattcctgtatttctattcatatatatgataaCGTATTAAAAAGATTGTCGGCCTTAAAAAGTgttgaaagtaaattaaataaaaagttattcaagatcaaatgattaaatattaactattaagatgaaatattaacaaacttaTGACCCATCtaaagttttatatgttttactgttattgtaagaaataaattcatttataatatccaaagaaaagaaaaattacttcGCTTTTCAaactatgtattaatttaaggcatattaaagttaaaacaaaaaaaggagTCTAGTCCATTCATAATACCGTTCAGATATAACACATCTAACAAGTAACTACCTCCCAAAAAGCCCTGTATTACTTATTGACGAAatgctaaaaataatatgaacccAAAGTCAGAGACCATTAttcttaaagaaattaaaattttcttgtttgatgCTGGGTTTTTACCACGCTTTATACAAGATTCTTTATCGACGTTTGCTAAAATGCTTTATTTACGTTATTAGATAGTAATATTATCCGGTTTCTTGGTGTCATCCTTAGGACTGCACTACGGAAAGCAATCGTGCTCGGGAAACGAAATCTtcattataaatctttttgaaCTGAGCTTGTcaaagcttttttattttgtagctatatactaaaattttcatattaaaaatatgctatACGTCTGACTTGTTCTTGTCAACATGTGTCAAGAGTGATACGACACtttatacaagaaaattaatataatgaaaaatttccaTCATTTTGTCATTGTTCTAATGTTACTAATAGTGCAATATTGATGACTGACGTTCTTttcactttgttttatttttaattatataatagctAATAAGTGTTATCTGTTTTTTCACCAATGGAATTAAAGATTCTTTATCTACGAGACTGTAATTTAACTATGAAATCGAAAATTTCCTAATATCAGgtttcatatttaatgttgtGACAggaactaatttatatttaagtattactAACTCCGTGGTCtttttaaactattgtttACCAAATTCTACCTGCCATATTACGGTGATTTTTATGGCCCAACAAAAGGTTTTACTATGCTGACTTtttgaatcatttattttttgatttgtaTGAAAGACAGGTAGATAGACTGTAGTCGCTTTTAAAcggttatgaatatttttgagcATTTCGAAATTTTTGGACGccatataatttacaattaaccACCTGAATTAAATAAGGctattgttaaaatgttaattaagaaGATGGAGGCAAAGTGTTTTTTTgacaaatgatattaaatttcgtGAAACCCAATGGACAGTTATAGTTGATATAGCTATAATTAactggttttattattttattttagggcTCCGGAAATACTAACAAGAAGTGGTCATGGAAAAGCAGTTGATTGGTGGAGTCTTGGTGCCCTCATGTATGACATGCTGATTGGACAGGTgagcaaatataaaactaaaacttaCATCTGACACTTATTTGTATGGTTCCTTTGTATCTGATACATTACAATCAGTAATTCCcggcttaaaatatataaaaatattaaaaatctgcCTATTTTTTCACAGCCTCCCTTCACTGGGGACAATCGTACAAAGACCATAGAGAAAATACTGAAGGGTAAGCTTATGCTACCGGCTTACCTGACACAAGACGCTCGCGAGCTGATCCGTCGGCTCATGAAGCGATCAGAGACCCAACGACTCGGGGCCACGGGAGCCGCGGCCGTCCGCTCACATGCTTTTTTCAAACATGTACATTGGGATGACGTCTTCGCCCGCAGACTTGAACCCCCCATCAAACCCCGGCTGGTAAATGTTCAATACTTAGAACGTTATTACCATTTATTCTATAAGTCCAGAAAACTATAACCATTTTAACTACCAGAGTTATGTGCTGAAATTTTTCTTCAATCACTGTTAATAatctttgatattaatatatatcctTTATCcgtctttaaatataaacattcgtaaatattcattattgcTCTTTCAGGCGAGTGAAGATGACGTTTCCCAATTCGACACAAGATTTACTCTACAGACACCTATTGATTCGCCTGATGAGTCTACATTGAGCGAAAGTGCTAACCTCATGTTTCAGGTATcatgatataaataagtaatttaaaatagttaaaaatatatatttaaattgggATCATTCTTcacatatgtaaaataataataggacAATAGTTATggaattcaataataataaacatttaaatgcatttatgattttcggatatactacttGGTTACTACACCACGAAGGAAtatttcatctcgtctatcaatGATTACTGCTTTTGTAAAGTAAGCAAAACGTCGgttgaaatgtaaatttttttaaaactcgaaggataataaagttttaaaaatatataaatatgtttttagtaaaaaaaaacagtacaaAACACAAAAACGTATTAAagcattaacattaatatatccaTAATAACAGTAAATCCTTACCAGGGTTTCACATACGTGGCGCCATCTGTGATGGACGAGATCCACAAGCCGCGTGTGATAACGGCTCGGTCCCCGCGCCGCCCTCGCCCTCACCACGCCTTCACCATACCACCCGCGCACGCACAGGAGGACCTCATGGATGTACAAGGTCTACCAATATAGTGAGTACACTAACATACATACAGTCTGTTAAGTAAGAGGGCTGTGAAATCAAGAAACATTTAAAGGTTAGGCCACATACATAGTTTTCTACATCTTAGGAAATAGTACCTACACTTCATACCTCACCTTTTGACAGATTTATACTAGGACTTTTGAAAGTACAAAACTCTAACTGTATAGGAAGTGTGGGGTATccttatcaaaatttttaaaactaatttcatttttgaTACACTTGTCCTACGgtatttcatttcttattGTATGTGCTGGACTGATTATTGTTGATATGTGCCAACTATTTTGAAGTACGCGATAAAAATTCCAGTAGAGATATTAGAgggataatttttttcttttttttatatgtccaAACAATCACTTGACTACATTGGGATAGAGCTGGTAACatccaaataatatattttcatattaaataatttaataaaggtcTTGTACTGGTAtagtcttaaaatttaaaagaataaaatattagcactcttaaaacaattttaaatgccGGTTCAAAAAATGCCattgttaaaaaatcaaaCTTGGGtgtttttatgagaaaaagaagtttgaagataaaattaaatataatatatattaccaaCATAAGAATGGTATGAGATTCTTATTAAAAGTTCTAGATAGTAGAGGTATGATTCAGCCATTATCATAACACATTTTATActcttgatatatttaaatgattcacTCATTCTATATTGGCAAATTATGTCTGcatgcatataaatattctttgaaaCATGCAAATGTtccttatttcttatataaaaattacttaattatagtaattattttgtattacttgaaatagtaaaaatcaatgtcaataaaaacttatttatgagaaaaaattatacaggGATCAAAAGGAGctacatataaacaaaataattcatattgctttatttttaattgctttttaatCCATGAAAATATCAAGAGCATCAAATTGTTATGATACTTAACACCATGacatataaaacacattatatgtaattagctagtaaatgttaaaacttttaacacAATTTACATAACATTCTGGTAAAGCATATCAttaatagaaatgttatttctttttcaggcctagaataatttatatagttgACCATTTTATactaatgaaataattcaacTACAAATGCTGCCCATCTATATGTCCGTAAAGTAATGGTACTGTTTTAtacaactattattattaatgtacattttatacaagttACCATTTAGTTTAATGTTTGGTAGAAATAAACATGTAATAAATTGTTCTAACCCAACTATATGAcagagtaataataataatttacaatataccTTGTTACCATGCTTCatgaattgaattaaaatgtcatttttattttgtaattggagtttaatttaagtagTCTTGTTGTATCAACCATCCTAATTTTtcctgatttaattttaataaacattttttcttttcatttgttttatttgttttttttattattattattattatttttaatacttttttgtcCTTACACCaacagaattttataaaaaaaaaaacaaataagttttagttttatttatttttttattttacagatttAACCTAATCAAATCCTCTTTCCCTCTCCATTCTTGTcaataattaactatttttaaacaacgtTCATGTTAAAGCAATTATGAATAACTCTTAATGCTTATTGtgtaagtaaaaaaacaataattaaaaaaaactaaaaaaacacgcttttataaaaaatccaactaaaaaacagaaaataaaatttaataaatttagattaagaatagtgtaaataaaaaataaatgtacattattgtaaaaaagcgtggggtgcattTACAGtgcttttttatgattttatcaaAGTAAAGATCATTCTACTCATCtgtcaattaaatgtttataactattgacactatgcaccccacgcttttttacaataatatacatttcttttttatttacactattcttaatctaaatttattaaattttaatttccgttttttagttggattttttataaaagcgtgtttttttaaactattatttatttttcattttttagttGAATTGTTTCGTTGGGTTTTCCATAAACGCgtgatttttttagttttttaaactatcatTTTTAAGAACATGAACCGGGCCAGCCATTAATGTGCTTTGACTGTATGCATACGGAACAAGACGCCGTGAACTATCTGGGAATGGGTAAATCGAGTGCCTACTACCTTCCTCGGATGAGGTAGCCGTTTCTCAGGCTCCTCCGAAAATTTCATCTTAATTAACGTTAGTGACTTCATCGACTGTAAATCAAAGGTTATGCTGGTTACCGAATTTTATTCcgccaaataaataaattgaaaattctatcctgaatatttgttttttttgtaaataaaaagttttttcctAAATCAcggttatcattatattatggaCATTACAAAATGATGACAGTATACGTATAAGATTTATAGGATCATGTATAACGAACCAAACGCAACTATTTTACAAGTCTCTCCGAGGTTGTGCCTAACCGAGTATACGATCAAAGAGTAACTGTGGAACTGCACGCATGCGTAGTTGCACACTAGCTCTATCTCTCTTACTCGCATGCAAAGGATGCGgaaaggaattaattaatccTGGCGAATCTAATTGGGATAATCGGattttttaatcgaattaTTGCATTGTCATCGGTCTTTGACAGGTGTgcaaagtttcaattaaatctgaTCGGTCAAAGTATGGCAAAATCGAGCTCAAAGGagtcggttacaaacatacaggtgaagctaataaaagcgtgttaaaaatgttgtcaATTTCATCAATCGTTTAGAAATGACATAACGAGAATATCAACGGAgagtatatttacaaaataattctattgcatcatagaaaatttatgtagTGGCTATgcagtagaaaaaaaaatgcataattGTCAatatccatattaaaaaaaatttgtcaaTATACCTGTCCACTAATTCATATTTGAAGCAATACAAAAATCTAATTTCTACAACAAATATTAACTGTTAGCTAagattttatagtttaaaaaaaaaaatcgataatttaaatgtcacgTTTATTTGAggttgcaataaaaaaatgcgttaaaataattcaaaattaatatataataaataatttgtaacgacaattatgtaaaaaatatacctccatattttttttattagggaATGGTTcacacaaataattattagttgaaaaaaattacaatatactgttatataatttgttaaaatcaaATTCTTTGCAATAAAGTCTTGTAAAAATATGAGGAATGTTAAACatgcaataattaaaaacaaacctGTTCTCGTTGGTGAGTTCCATAAAGTTCGTGACGATATTAAGACTTGACAgctcacaatttttttttcttaagtcTCACCCCCTCTACAAATTTTTCCAATTCacttttaacagaaacaaaagacaaataattctaaatttaaaaaaaaaatattattaattcgttataataatcaaaaattatatattttttctgttttagtcaacatataataacttgaagatgaaagaaataagtttaaaacttttaattacattttctcAAAGCTCTACTTCTACGCAGGCAAAACCGTTGTTATAGCTATAGAACTATACTTGTGaaaacttaaaagtttttacatTTGATGGTTAGGGCAagttgtttttaacatttaaaaaagtctAGTTTACATCAATAGCAATTTAAAGCCTAAACGCTAGGGCGTATCTGCAATTGTGACGACAAAGTGACCAGTTATCGTATGAGACTGGGGGTAGCTCTATCTGCTGAACTAAGACACCGGCAGGGCATCGTTTGACTCCTGCTTCAACACAGTGAATCAGACAAGTGTTCACGAATGTTATgcaattaaagtttaattcaaTGCTTTACATacacagaatattattatttattaccttctgtgttcatatttaataaatatttcattatggaTCTTTTAGGAACAATAATCGTAACTGAAAAGTCAATATATAATGAgttagaacatttttattttcataatgctATTCTCTCAAATTATATTCTCATGCTTTTTAAAGTGAAAGTTTTACTAATATCATGATActgaataaaatcaaataaaatttgtataattcatttaataaataatttgaacacCGAGTAGAAAACGCGAAAATATACACGATACAATTTagcaagtaattaattattggtatattatttaaaatattattatttattactagaaCTACACGCTGTAATCTCTGCATCGTCTTTTCGTCATAGGGTGCATGCCGGGCCTCCATCGTTTTGTTGTAGATGTAGACCTTCCTGTCATCCGGATGAAACAATAAGCTTCCTTCTTCCTCTTACGCACAGCAATGAATTTTGACAATTTGCCTGCGCCTGGGTTTCGTTCCAATTATAATTTGGATATCTTAAGTATATAGGGAATAGGCTGCAACTGATATAGTGGTTCACCACCTACGGCTTCATTTCTACCTACCAATGGATAAAATGATAGTAAGGCTCTATCCGACCaaagttcaaaaataaatttaatgagaatGGACGTTTCTCTTATTCTTCTATACAGaaaaattaactttgttttcaaatgttttgttttggcCAATTCCAACTGTTTTGAAAATCAAATGCAATTTAATGATTGTGTCCAATTTATAAGCCAGTATTCTATTTACTATCGGTTTCATAACGCGCTATGATAAGAAAGCGAATTATGAACGATCACCGTTAAGGttgtataaagattattttctttatttaaatctaaataatcgAAAGGTATGACTCATCAAATGCAATCGCAATGCAATCGCATTTGATGAGTCATACCTTTCGATAGTCTTGTCTGAAAAGAAGGTTCAATCCATCACCTTAATCTTCAAGAGAATGATAATAtcgaatcaaaaataaaaaggtaaaGTAAATATGGGCGTAGCTACTCTGGCTATGACGTATAAGGTGcctaattaaacaataaattattttttttcttattctaaCATCAATTATAACATccgtaagaaaatttaaaattccgaattttaaattttgaaaattccgtaagaaaaattacacaaaaaatttGTAGACATAAAACAAGTGCGATCTAAACAAAAAGCGCTCAGGATTGACCGAACGCGCGCATCGCAGCGGTCTTTTGAAATCGAGCCGTATTACCGTTGATAAATAGTATAGGTACGCCAGAGCGTACGCAttggaatttttaaacaaaattatattgaaatgatcACGGCCCTTTTCACACTTTCGCGAGAAAGTAACAGTGCAACAAGGAAGGTAGCTTATTAGCTATACTGCGCTGCTATCAATTCCGAATTTATTGTATCCGTCTGCCTTATAGCGAAATGTTATGCACTGCTCCAACCTATTGTATATGGCATACAATCCAAAAGTATTAACTCCAATGTTCGaatcatattaaaagaatcattgacactttaaaaaaacacagaGAAAATGTCGACGAACACAGCGGTAATTTCATAGCTCAAGAGATCGCTGATGCTCTAGAGATTGATTTGTCCAAATCCTCCAGGCGAAAGTCCTGCCCAGTTTTGAAAACGATCACTGATTATTCCCTACCTAACCTCACCGATTATGTCTGTAAAAGATTGTTTCGTGGAGAGTAACTTACCAGAATATTCTTTCATAACATTGCACCCGTGGCATATATTGCAAATGACCTGCGacgaatttttgaaaaaaaaccaGATGCTTTCTGCAAGTTTTCCAAATTAAATGATACTTTCCCAAACGAGGCTGAAATGTGGTATAATTTGtgggaagaaaaaaaaaggaagtTAACGCACTGAAGGAGATAGAAGTTGCGGATCTGATCCAGATTtcggaaattaaattttatcccaGCCTAAAAAGTGCGCTCGCTTTTTCACTTGCCAAGCCATGTACGACCTTTTGAGCTGAAGGATCGCTCTATTGTACAGGTCGTACAATAGAGCGATCTTTCAGCACATTACCGAGGGTGAAAACGTGGCTTCGCGCAACCATGAGCGCAAATTGTCTAAGAGGCATGTGTATGCTAAGTGTGCACAGAACGAGGATCAcagattcaaaataaatttgtagaaGAAATGCTAAATAGGTTCTGCGAAAACCCACTCCGGCTTACCTTGaagtttaaactttataagtaatattacattacttataaagttaaaacttaaaaatataaacaccaactgtttttaattaaaccttcTCGAACGACCAGGAAAACTTAATACAGACATATGGATCACTTTTTAGATaccatatcttttattatactgaacagaagaatatatttataaagtaaaactaaaacttatatatgtattacgaGCTCTTGAGGCTCCTCACGCACTAATGGTCCAAAGCGTTCTAGCGCGTCCGCTCTGCTCTTTCTCTAGCACCGCTCTAGCTCACTCAGCACTCTTGCAATATTTGGCGTGCCCTCACACTCTTGGcaataacatttcaaaattaaaaacatggccaatacttttataaagatttgaataaactaaatattacattttattaaaacccaTAATACATAACACCGACTATTCATAAATACAACAAATACCTATCCTGtgtgtaattgttaattttttttgtacctgAAATTATAAACCTCAAAATTTACAGATTAACAAATTGGCATAGGCGCAGAGCCCAAACGGCTCaagtttcaaaaaaattaccgGGGGAGGGGGGCATAGGTTGACTGCTACCCCACCCTGAGCCCTAGGTTGGCTACGCCCATGGAAATATCAATAGCAATATTAAATGTGGGGGTACCTAAAGATAAATGTACCAcattacaacaaaattttaccttcacaaataaataaatagggtATAGAAAGTAGAACTAAATGTTTacctacattttaatattaaaccaaaaaattaagtaaaaaaaaattaatttaaaaa is part of the Danaus plexippus chromosome 9 unlocalized genomic scaffold, MEX_DaPlex mxdp_26, whole genome shotgun sequence genome and harbors:
- the LOC116778593 gene encoding ribosomal protein S6 kinase beta-2; translation: MSSYMAGVFDLDLDVDTVEVGDSDEDDIIEVDEVDYDPELHVNNIVEAEGSETIQLCEDNVNPGQCKRLGPQDFELRKVLGKGGYGKVFQVRKITGPDAGAHFAMKVLKKASIVRNQKDTAHTKAERNILEAVKHPFIVELVYAFQTGGKLYLILEYLSGGELFMHLEREGIFLEDTACFYLSEIILALEHLHSLGIIYRDLKPENVLLDAQGHVKLTDFGLCKEHIQEGIVTHTFCGTIEYMAPEILTRSGHGKAVDWWSLGALMYDMLIGQPPFTGDNRTKTIEKILKGKLMLPAYLTQDARELIRRLMKRSETQRLGATGAAAVRSHAFFKHVHWDDVFARRLEPPIKPRLASEDDVSQFDTRFTLQTPIDSPDESTLSESANLMFQGFTYVAPSVMDEIHKPRVITARSPRRPRPHHAFTIPPAHAQEDLMDVQGLPI